TGGTATTGGGAATTTTACCTTCAGATGATTATACATTCTTAATACAATATTCCAGGGATTATTATACAGAAGAATATATTCATAGGATGGCAGATTATCTAAATAATCTATTGGAGATTATTTTAAATGGTAAAGAGGATATATTGATAGGGGATATAGATAAATATACTTCAGAGGAAATAGAGAAGATGAAGACTTTGACAAATGATATAGAAGAAAACATGGATTTTGATATAGATTCTTTTTTATAAATTGAAATTGCAGTGTAAGGAGAGTAGCAATATGAACACAGATGTATCAAGCAAGTATCTAGAAGGAAAGAAATATTGGGAGGAACAGTTGCTTAAGATAAATGACTGTGGAGTCTTGCCAAGAGATTTTATGTGTAATGGACAATATGTAACTAGAAAATATTCATTTTGCTTAGGCAAAGATTTGAGTGACAAAATGAATAATCTGTGTAAGGAAAACAAAATAGTTCTGTTTATCTATTTGTTATCTGGATTCAAAATCCTTTTACATAAGGCTTCCCAAAAAAAATGTGTTGCTCTTGGCATACCAGTTTATAAGGAATCATCATTTAATGAAACTGTTTTTACAGTAGGGCATTTCAATGAAGATATGTCCGGGAGAGATCTTATAAAGGCAACCTCCCAGACCATAAAAGATGCTTATAAAAATCAATTCGTTCCATTAAAAGAAATATTTTCATTAGATGATACTAAGAAAAAGGAATCACTAAGATATATTTTAGCACTAGACAGTATTCATGATATATCAAAAATCCAACATACAGCTCAGTCAGGCGATAATGAAATCACAGTGGTGATAAGAGAAAAAAATGGTGAGCTGTCAGGTGAAGTTACATATAACAGCTTGATGTTTAGTGAAAATACCATTAAATCATATATGGAAGTTTACATAAAGCTATTAAGTCAGCTCATAGAGAACAATTTAAAAAAGGTTATAGACATAGCTGTAATTGAAGATGATGTGTCAGAAAGTATACATAAAAGTAAAGAGAATATCACTGATTTAAATATGATGAATGAAACAAGAAGCATAGAGTTAATAGATATTTTTCATGATAAAGTCAAAGAATATGGAAAATGTAATGCAATAGTAGATAATGGAAAAACAGTTACATATGAAGTATTGGAACAAAGAGTAAATAAAACAACTAGACTATTGAAAGAGGAACAGATAAAAAAAGGTGATGTTGTATGCATCATGGTACACGATGCTGTTAGTGCTATCGAAGCAATTTTAAGTATTTCTTCAATTGGTGGAGTTTATGTTATAGCAAGTCCTCTACTCAGTAAAGTCAATAAGGATTACATTCTAAAAGATAGTGGTGCTCATTTTGTACTTACAAAAGAAGATTCCAGTGACTTCAAAGTGCTAGGTTTACATAATTCATTTAAAAAGGAACAAAACAGTAATAATAAAAAAGATGTGCTATGCAGGTTGTATAAAATAGATGTGGATGGTGTTCCAAAAGGAATAGATATAAATAAACAGCAGATGATTAATCACTTGAAAAACGTAAAAAGGATTATGGGAGAATGCGAAGAAGAAAGACGCTTGGCAATGTCTGTGACACTTTCGCCTACAGCTTCTTTATGGGCAGTGAGTATATTGTTATCAGACAATATTGTACTATATTCAGTATCTGATCAAACTTTGAACAATAGTATGTACATGGAAAAGTTTATTGAAGAGAATGAAATAACTTCTCTGACAGTACCAGCTTTTTGTACAGATATTGTGATGTCGTATAAGTCAGTATGTCTCGAAGAAATATATTTACTAGGACTTATTAAAGATATCAATAAGTTGATGAAATACAAAGAATCAGAAAAATGCAGATATGTTTTTGAGACGTTTGAAAGCTGTACATTTTTAGTCTTATATGAATTTAACAGGGATTCAACTGAAAGTATGTGGTTCACATTAGGGGAGATTCCTGATAGATATAGATTATGTGTTCATGATGAAAATAACAAAGAGATAATTAATGGTCTTCCAGGGGAATTATGTATTTTAGAACTTGATAATGATAAAAAAGATAATGACTACAGACAGACCTATTATACAGGAATCAAAGCAAGAAAAAGTTTGGATGGCAAAACAGTGGAGATATACCGCTGTGATATGGTGGATAATGCCCCCCATTTAGTGGAAGATGAAGATAATGAACATGATATAACAGATGTAGAAAGAAATCTTATTGAAATATGGAAAAATGTTTTGAATATAGAAAAAGTAAGTGTTAAAAAGAAATTTTTCGATATGGGAGGGAATTCAGCTCTATTGTTGAAAATGGTTGCTGATATTGAAAGATTATATCCCGGTGTAATCAATGTTGCAGATGCTTTTTCATATCCTACAATAAGGGAATTAGACAATTTGATTAACCGTAATATGAATAATGAAAAGGATAGAGAAAAAATAGGTTATAAAGATATTATTAATTATTCAAGTAACCTACAAGAAAAATACTTTGTTGTGGAAAAAAACAATAAAAAGTATTCCACCTTGATTTATGATTTGGATGAAGATTTATGTATAGATGTTGTAACTGCAGCAGAGAAGCTTAATATATCAGAGTTAAGTATAATAATGGCTTCATTTCTAAGAAATATAGCAAGTGCAGGTGATGGCAGGGAAGCTGTGACACAATTTGTCAGTGATCCTGAAGAGAATATTTCCATTATTGAGTTAGAAGATTACGGTGATGATATAACCAATTATCTAAAAAAATTAGATAACACATATCACACTAAGGATTCTATGTTCAATATAGATGACATCAATAGAGATGAAATACATAAGATGGACCAGAGGGTAATGTCATTATTTTATGATATAGATTGTTACAATTTCAATCAGGATATCTTACTTATATACGATATGCTCCTTGGGGTTAGTTTGTCTGATGAAGAGATAAGTATAATATTTCGTTTTAACAGTCAGTATCTTAACAAAACCTTAATGGGAAATTTATTCAATAATATTATAGATAATCTTGAGATAATAGTTTCAGATGTTTTAGAAGTAAATTAGAAGATAAGTAAATGGATTATAAGCCTAAGGAGGTAGTTTATGAAAAAGACAGCATTAGTTTTTTCAGGTCAAGGTTCTCAGTATTCAGGTATGGGAAAGATGGTATACGACAATTATAAAGAAGCTAGACAAGTATATGAAGAAGCTGCTGATATACTGGGTTTCAATATAAGTAAGCTTTGTTTTGAAGGCAGTAGAGATGATTTGATTAGTACAAAAAATACACAGATAGCAATATTGACAACTAGTATTGCTATGTACAAAGCATATGAGCATGAGATAGGTCTTGAGCCATATTGTATGGCTGGACACAGTCTAGGTGAATATTCTGCACTTGTAGCTTCTGGAAAACTAAAATTTCAGGATGCACTGAAGATAGTGGAGACTCGTGGAAAACTTATGCAGGATGCAGTCAATGAAAAAGGCGGATGTATGAGCTGCATCATTGGACTAGATTCACATATAGTTCAAAATGTATGCAATAAATATTGTAATAGAGATTCGGTTGTTATGATTTCCAACTATAATTCCCCTAAACAGAGTGTTATTTCTGGTAATGAGGAAGCTGTGACATCAGTATGCAGGGAACTGGAAGAAATGGGAGCAAAAATAATTGAATTAGAAGTAAGAGCACCATTTCACAGTATATTAATGAAGGATGCAGCAGATAAAATGGCTGTCTATCTGGGGGATTTTAAATTTCAAGATACCAAAATGCCAGTTATCTCTAATGTTAAGGCAGAACCTTATAATGACACCATGGAAATATATAAATTACTTCCTGAGCAGATAGTAAAACCTGTAAGATGGAATGAATCAATGATTTTTATGGAGTATATGGGCGTTGATACATTAATAGAAATCGGTCCAAAATCTGTTTTGAAAAAGTTGACAAAGCATAATTGCCCATATGTTGATGCTTATTCTTATGATATAGACGAAGATGTCCGAGAAATTCGTAAAAAAGCTGTTTCATGTTACGGTGTCAAAAAAGATGAAGTTGACTGGAATATCTTTATTGAAAAGTGTATTGCATCAGCAATATCCACTAAAAACCATAATTGGGATGAGAAGGAATATGATGAAGGTGTTGTAAAGCCTTATAGAATGATAAAAGAAGATTATTACTTGATGAAAGATAATAATGAAAAGGCGACTATGGAAGAGGCAAAGAAGGCTTATCATATGCTAAGTTCAGTATTAGTCACTAAGAAAGTATCAGATGATGAAAGAAATTATATAATGAATGAATTATTTTACGGAATATATAGTAATTATGTTGATGATATAGCTGGTTAAATTATAAAAAGAAGGGGTCGTATGATTTATGGACACAGTTAATATGAATGAGAAAAATAAACATAGATTTTTAGAAGTTAATGACCAGGATATAGCTATTATCGGAATCTGTGTTAAGTTACCTATGGCAGAAACCCTAGATGAATTATGGAATAATATCAGTAATGGGAAAGACTGTGTTAGCGAGATACCTGAGTCAAGATTAGAAGATATAATAGATTACATGGACTTTTGTAATAAGGATTCAGATAATACAGTATTTCCTAAGGCAGCTTATCTAGAAAGCATTGATAAATTTGATTATAGTTTTTTTAATCTATCTCCAAGACAAGCAAAACTTATGGATCCACATCAGAGAATATTCTTGGAAACAGCATGGAATGCATTTGAAGATGCAGGCTATGGCAAAAATAGAATAACAGGCACAAGAACTGGAGTATTCGTTGGATTCAACCCAAGACTTGAATATAAGAAAATGATAATGGAGACAGGACAAGCATCTATGTCTGAGGCATTGACAGGTAGTCTTCCTTCTGCCATGGCAGGAACCATATCATACCTATTAGACCTGAAGGGACCCAATATGAATATAAACACTGCATGTTCTTCTTCTTTGACAGCTTTACATACAGCTTGTCAATCAATAAGGAACAAGGAATGTGATATGGCATTAACGGGAAGTATACGATTAAGTATCACCGTTGATGATGACATCAAAAGTGCAGATATAGGGATAGCATCTCCTGATGGAAAAGCTAAGGTTTTTGACGATAGTGCTGATGGAAGCTCAGGAGGAGAAGGTTCAATAGCTGTTCTATTAAAATCTTTAGGTAATGCAATTGAGGATAGAGATAACATATATGCTGTGATTAAAGGAAGCAGTATTAATAGTGATGGAAGATCTGCAAGCCTGACATCCCCTAATGCGGCGGCTCAGACAAGATTAATCTGCAAGGCATGGGAGAATGCAGGTGTTGAGCCTGAATCCATCACTTATATTGAAACACATGGTACAGGGACCAAATTAGGGGACCCTATTGAGATGGAAGGAATCAAAAAAGCTTTTGATACCTACACTAATAAGAAACAGTTTTGTGCAGTCGGCTCAGTAAAAACTAATCTAGGACATCTTGATACTGCGGCAGGACTACTTGGAGTGGTAAAAGCTGTATGTGCTTTGAAAAATGAGCAGATTCCACCTAATATACATTTTAATCTACCAAATAGAAAGATTAATTTTGAAGATTCTGCGGTTTATATTAGTAATAGACTCATGGATTGGAATACAGACATATATCCTAGAAGATGCGGAGTCACTTCTTTTGGATTAAGTGGAACTAATGTTCATGTTGTGCTAGAAGA
The window above is part of the Vallitalea guaymasensis genome. Proteins encoded here:
- a CDS encoding non-ribosomal peptide synthetase yields the protein MNTDVSSKYLEGKKYWEEQLLKINDCGVLPRDFMCNGQYVTRKYSFCLGKDLSDKMNNLCKENKIVLFIYLLSGFKILLHKASQKKCVALGIPVYKESSFNETVFTVGHFNEDMSGRDLIKATSQTIKDAYKNQFVPLKEIFSLDDTKKKESLRYILALDSIHDISKIQHTAQSGDNEITVVIREKNGELSGEVTYNSLMFSENTIKSYMEVYIKLLSQLIENNLKKVIDIAVIEDDVSESIHKSKENITDLNMMNETRSIELIDIFHDKVKEYGKCNAIVDNGKTVTYEVLEQRVNKTTRLLKEEQIKKGDVVCIMVHDAVSAIEAILSISSIGGVYVIASPLLSKVNKDYILKDSGAHFVLTKEDSSDFKVLGLHNSFKKEQNSNNKKDVLCRLYKIDVDGVPKGIDINKQQMINHLKNVKRIMGECEEERRLAMSVTLSPTASLWAVSILLSDNIVLYSVSDQTLNNSMYMEKFIEENEITSLTVPAFCTDIVMSYKSVCLEEIYLLGLIKDINKLMKYKESEKCRYVFETFESCTFLVLYEFNRDSTESMWFTLGEIPDRYRLCVHDENNKEIINGLPGELCILELDNDKKDNDYRQTYYTGIKARKSLDGKTVEIYRCDMVDNAPHLVEDEDNEHDITDVERNLIEIWKNVLNIEKVSVKKKFFDMGGNSALLLKMVADIERLYPGVINVADAFSYPTIRELDNLINRNMNNEKDREKIGYKDIINYSSNLQEKYFVVEKNNKKYSTLIYDLDEDLCIDVVTAAEKLNISELSIIMASFLRNIASAGDGREAVTQFVSDPEENISIIELEDYGDDITNYLKKLDNTYHTKDSMFNIDDINRDEIHKMDQRVMSLFYDIDCYNFNQDILLIYDMLLGVSLSDEEISIIFRFNSQYLNKTLMGNLFNNIIDNLEIIVSDVLEVN
- the fabD gene encoding ACP S-malonyltransferase codes for the protein MKKTALVFSGQGSQYSGMGKMVYDNYKEARQVYEEAADILGFNISKLCFEGSRDDLISTKNTQIAILTTSIAMYKAYEHEIGLEPYCMAGHSLGEYSALVASGKLKFQDALKIVETRGKLMQDAVNEKGGCMSCIIGLDSHIVQNVCNKYCNRDSVVMISNYNSPKQSVISGNEEAVTSVCRELEEMGAKIIELEVRAPFHSILMKDAADKMAVYLGDFKFQDTKMPVISNVKAEPYNDTMEIYKLLPEQIVKPVRWNESMIFMEYMGVDTLIEIGPKSVLKKLTKHNCPYVDAYSYDIDEDVREIRKKAVSCYGVKKDEVDWNIFIEKCIASAISTKNHNWDEKEYDEGVVKPYRMIKEDYYLMKDNNEKATMEEAKKAYHMLSSVLVTKKVSDDERNYIMNELFYGIYSNYVDDIAG